Proteins from a genomic interval of Ndongobacter massiliensis:
- a CDS encoding ATP-binding protein, with the protein MKSVSELLEERRTKAVRDRDARVAALYEREPALYRCVQKKRALGQKLLLAALNDNPEERNAFREALDACAQEETAYLQQLGLSPDFFEPDYACKKCGDTGNVNGKPCSCRRQLQIERNYDMSSVKSNLLRENFDTFALSRFRKDRQEGEPVSPYENMQHLLSRMRDEYVPLFTNRSPSLFFYGPQGVGKTFLLNCIAKGVLDRGYTVLYQSASPLLDFLLRYSFSFESERASLTERFQFCRTADLLLIDDLGSEYTTLPKITALFDLLNARHDAGLPIVISSNLQPEELEEQYNARIASRILGTFQMFELYGSDLRLQV; encoded by the coding sequence TTGAAAAGTGTAAGCGAACTGTTGGAAGAACGGCGCACGAAGGCAGTGCGAGATCGGGATGCGCGTGTGGCGGCGCTTTATGAGCGCGAACCGGCGCTGTATCGTTGTGTGCAAAAAAAGCGAGCACTCGGTCAAAAACTCCTGCTTGCCGCGTTGAATGACAACCCGGAGGAGCGCAATGCTTTCCGGGAAGCGCTGGACGCTTGTGCGCAGGAAGAGACCGCATATCTGCAACAACTCGGTCTTTCTCCTGATTTTTTCGAACCGGATTACGCCTGCAAAAAGTGTGGCGACACCGGCAACGTGAACGGGAAGCCCTGTAGCTGTCGCCGTCAATTACAGATTGAGCGCAATTACGACATGAGTTCGGTGAAGAGCAATCTCTTGCGCGAAAACTTTGATACCTTTGCCCTTTCCCGCTTTCGCAAGGACCGGCAGGAGGGGGAACCAGTGAGTCCCTATGAAAATATGCAGCACTTACTTTCACGGATGCGCGACGAGTACGTACCCTTGTTTACGAACCGCTCCCCCAGTCTGTTTTTTTATGGACCACAAGGAGTGGGCAAGACCTTTCTCTTAAACTGTATTGCCAAGGGCGTGTTGGATCGCGGATATACCGTCTTGTACCAGTCGGCGTCGCCGCTGCTGGACTTTTTGCTGCGCTACAGCTTTAGTTTCGAAAGCGAACGCGCGTCACTTACGGAACGCTTTCAATTTTGTCGCACTGCGGATCTGCTTCTGATCGACGATTTGGGCAGCGAGTATACGACCTTGCCTAAAATTACCGCTCTTTTTGACTTATTGAATGCGCGGCATGACGCGGGACTCCCGATTGTGATTTCTTCCAATCTGCAGCCGGAAGAGTTGGAGGAACAGTACAATGCGCGCATTGCATCCCGCATTTTGGGCACCTTTCAAATGTTTGAACTCTATGGAAGCGACTTGCGCCTGCAGGTGTAG
- a CDS encoding amino acid ABC transporter ATP-binding protein, whose product MNSIFEVQHVAKSFGEVCVLKDLNLSVQEKEVLSIIGPSGSGKSTFLRCLNLLEEPSGGDIRFHGQSILAKGFDTRHYRSKVGMVFQQFNLFQNMNALENCLLGQQKVLGRTREEAEETAVHFLRQMGMEAYQKAMPAQLSGGQRQRVAIARALCMNPEVLLFDEPTSALDPEMVGEVLSAMKTVAAEGMTMVVVTHEMGFARDVSNTVCFMQNGVVEEIGSPEQIFSQPQSEKTKAFISRV is encoded by the coding sequence ATGAATTCGATTTTTGAAGTCCAACACGTAGCGAAATCCTTTGGCGAAGTATGTGTGCTCAAAGATTTGAATCTTTCCGTGCAGGAAAAGGAAGTGCTGTCCATCATTGGTCCGTCGGGCTCGGGGAAGTCGACTTTTTTGCGCTGTTTGAATCTTTTGGAGGAGCCTTCTGGCGGCGATATTCGTTTCCACGGGCAATCCATTTTGGCAAAAGGGTTCGATACCCGTCATTATCGCTCCAAGGTCGGCATGGTCTTTCAGCAATTTAATCTGTTCCAAAATATGAATGCGCTCGAAAATTGCCTGTTGGGGCAGCAAAAAGTGCTCGGGCGGACGCGCGAGGAGGCGGAGGAGACGGCGGTGCATTTTTTACGGCAGATGGGCATGGAAGCTTACCAAAAGGCGATGCCGGCGCAGCTTTCCGGCGGGCAGCGGCAACGCGTCGCGATTGCGCGGGCGCTGTGTATGAATCCCGAAGTGCTTCTGTTTGATGAACCGACGTCCGCATTGGACCCGGAAATGGTCGGCGAAGTCCTGTCCGCCATGAAAACCGTCGCCGCCGAGGGCATGACCATGGTTGTCGTCACCCATGAAATGGGTTTTGCACGCGATGTATCCAATACCGTTTGCTTTATGCAAAACGGTGTTGTGGAAGAAATCGGATCGCCGGAACAAATTTTTTCGCAGCCGCAAAGTGAGAAGACGAAGGCCTTTATCAGCCGCGTATAA
- the dnaB gene encoding replicative DNA helicase: MTEHALQPSSESAERAVLGCVFLDNVTFNIVAEKLRYDDFYVPKNQAIFTAMATLSAQAEPIDYQTIEEALRQAGMLEKIGGMAYVTGLMDEVFYVANLESYIEIVKEKAVLRALLRLGNDVSARSIGGTESAAAILDHLESSVLKIGQERLNEGLVPLRETLEETLTRISELSRSQGQLTGLTTGFTDLDKQLSGLQKSDLILLAARPSMGKTALGVNIGLNAARKKDALGEYSNKVAIFSLEMSRYQLNQRMLSMTSGINLQDIISGNIEGKWEELLAGIDLLKKLPIFIDDTSAISIQELRSKCRRLQMEGGLDLVVIDYLQLMTVEDVRRAENRQQEISAISRGLKALAKELDCPVLALSQLSRKAESREKARPQMSDMRESGAIEQDADVVMLLYREDYYNRETEHPNVTDVIIAKHRNGPTGVVQLYFTKELTKFGNINYVDS, from the coding sequence ATGACCGAACACGCGTTACAACCGTCCAGTGAAAGTGCGGAACGCGCCGTTTTAGGTTGCGTTTTTTTGGATAACGTGACCTTTAATATCGTAGCGGAAAAATTGCGCTACGATGATTTTTACGTCCCGAAAAATCAGGCAATTTTTACGGCGATGGCGACCCTTTCGGCACAGGCGGAGCCCATTGATTACCAGACGATTGAAGAGGCCCTGCGCCAGGCGGGCATGCTGGAAAAGATCGGCGGTATGGCCTATGTGACCGGTCTGATGGACGAAGTGTTTTATGTCGCCAATTTGGAAAGCTATATTGAAATCGTCAAGGAAAAGGCGGTTCTTCGGGCGCTTTTGCGCCTGGGAAACGATGTGAGCGCACGTTCCATCGGCGGCACCGAGAGCGCTGCGGCAATTTTGGACCACTTGGAGTCTTCCGTTTTGAAGATCGGACAAGAGCGGTTGAACGAGGGATTGGTGCCGCTGCGGGAAACTTTGGAAGAGACTTTGACGCGCATTTCCGAGTTGTCCCGCAGTCAGGGGCAGCTGACGGGGCTGACGACGGGCTTCACCGATCTGGACAAGCAGTTATCGGGACTTCAAAAATCGGATCTCATTTTGCTGGCGGCACGTCCTTCAATGGGAAAAACAGCACTCGGGGTCAATATTGGATTGAATGCCGCGCGAAAAAAGGATGCACTCGGTGAATATTCGAATAAAGTTGCGATTTTCTCGCTGGAAATGAGCCGTTACCAGCTGAATCAGCGGATGCTTTCCATGACTTCGGGGATCAATCTGCAAGATATTATTTCTGGCAATATTGAAGGAAAATGGGAGGAGCTCTTAGCGGGCATTGACCTTTTGAAAAAACTTCCGATTTTCATCGACGACACGTCGGCAATCTCCATTCAGGAACTGCGCTCTAAGTGTCGTCGCCTGCAGATGGAGGGCGGGCTGGATCTGGTTGTCATCGACTATCTTCAGCTCATGACCGTTGAGGATGTGCGCCGCGCGGAAAATCGGCAACAGGAAATTTCCGCAATTTCAAGAGGACTCAAAGCGCTGGCGAAAGAGCTGGATTGTCCGGTTTTGGCGCTTTCACAGCTTTCCCGCAAGGCGGAGTCGCGGGAGAAAGCGCGACCGCAGATGAGCGATATGCGCGAATCCGGAGCCATTGAACAGGATGCGGACGTCGTTATGCTCTTGTACCGGGAAGATTATTACAACCGTGAAACGGAGCATCCGAACGTGACGGACGTCATTATTGCCAAGCACCGCAATGGGCCGACCGGCGTGGTGCAGCTGTACTTCACGAAGGAATTGACGAAATTCGGAAACATCAACTATGTGGACAGCTAA
- a CDS encoding NCS2 family permease has protein sequence MEKIFRIKEKGSTTRTEVIAGLTTFLTMIYVLAVQPSAMVGFGGQATFTDVSGAVIHREGLLLLCALVTAGITLLMAFYTNMPLALSTGMGTNFLMGSLLQQGELSFGGIMAIILVSGIVFVVLSLLGIRELIVTIIPKNIKVGISAAIGFFIAYLGFKNSGIADFSAGMALGEITSPAVLVALGSLVLIAALTALHIPGAILIGIIVPTVIGIPLGLTQVPQQIVSMPNFSTVDHLIFNLDFSYVFSSSGFVLMFIAFFSDFFSTLGTVLGVAGKAGFLDKDGNFPEIARPFIVDAIGTCVGSFFGCTTITTFVESSAGVEAGGRTGLTALVTSLLFFLSVFFAPLFLIIPDFATGPALIFVGILMISGLKDIEFSALDDSFGPVIMLLFTVFTSSIANGISLGILAHVLIKLCTGKGKELHPAIYALCIPLIGYFIFK, from the coding sequence ATGGAAAAAATCTTTCGCATCAAAGAAAAAGGCAGTACCACGCGCACCGAAGTCATCGCCGGACTGACGACCTTCCTGACGATGATTTACGTTTTGGCGGTGCAACCCTCCGCCATGGTCGGCTTCGGTGGGCAGGCGACATTTACGGACGTCAGCGGGGCGGTTATCCACCGGGAGGGGCTGCTGCTCCTGTGTGCGCTCGTGACTGCAGGTATCACGCTGCTCATGGCCTTTTACACCAATATGCCGCTGGCGCTGTCAACCGGCATGGGGACTAATTTCCTGATGGGCAGCCTGCTTCAGCAGGGAGAGCTGTCCTTCGGCGGCATTATGGCAATTATTCTGGTCTCTGGCATCGTATTTGTCGTGCTCAGTCTGCTCGGCATCCGGGAGTTGATCGTTACCATCATCCCGAAAAACATTAAAGTCGGCATCTCCGCTGCCATCGGGTTTTTCATTGCCTATCTCGGGTTCAAAAACAGCGGCATTGCAGATTTTTCCGCCGGTATGGCGCTGGGAGAGATTACCTCGCCCGCCGTATTGGTGGCACTCGGCAGCCTGGTGCTCATCGCCGCCCTGACGGCATTGCATATCCCCGGAGCTATTCTCATTGGCATCATCGTTCCTACCGTGATCGGCATTCCCCTGGGACTGACGCAAGTGCCGCAGCAAATTGTTTCCATGCCAAATTTCAGCACGGTCGATCATCTCATCTTCAACTTGGACTTTTCCTATGTGTTCTCCAGTTCCGGCTTTGTATTGATGTTTATCGCCTTTTTCAGCGATTTCTTTTCAACACTGGGGACGGTGCTGGGCGTTGCCGGAAAGGCCGGCTTTTTGGATAAAGACGGAAACTTCCCGGAAATTGCCCGCCCGTTCATCGTCGATGCCATAGGGACTTGTGTCGGCTCTTTCTTCGGCTGCACGACGATTACGACCTTTGTTGAATCATCTGCCGGAGTAGAAGCGGGTGGGCGTACCGGACTTACCGCTCTTGTCACATCACTGCTGTTCTTTCTATCGGTATTTTTTGCTCCGCTCTTTCTGATCATCCCCGATTTTGCCACCGGACCCGCACTGATTTTTGTCGGGATTTTGATGATTTCCGGCTTGAAAGACATTGAATTTTCCGCATTGGACGATTCGTTCGGCCCCGTGATCATGCTTTTGTTTACGGTTTTCACCTCTTCCATTGCCAACGGCATCAGCCTGGGCATCTTGGCGCATGTGTTGATTAAACTCTGCACGGGAAAAGGGAAGGAACTGCATCCCGCCATTTACGCCCTCTGCATCCCCCTGATTGGTTACTTTATTTTCAAGTAG
- a CDS encoding adenine deaminase, with translation MRIPSENQNALIDAAMDRISCDLAICNTKYVNLFTGEIYPATVYVHKGFVVFVDKDDASKPKHAPMETIDAAGRYIVPGLIDSHIHIESTMLTPRNFAKAALPCGVTSIIHDPHEITNVYGERAVRYMHDAALDLPMRQFCDIPSCVPSVPGLETTGAVLEADAVHRLAQLPNVIGLAEVMDFVGVTANSDRMCAMIAAAREEGLYIQGHVPVADPRTIAAYFIGGPTTCHESRSAEEALVKLRAGMTVDARESSISKNVEAIWSGLKELPVRRRLSLCTDDRDPHDIITIGHLDAVLRKAIAVGMDPVEALTACTLHTAEAAHIENLGAVAPGYAADFLLVDDLTEFSVHSVYTRGQKVAEDRKLCTDIPDLSFDLEKENSVNLPELTLSTFELTVPEHLRGQKTVTVRCMTYSKPDSLYAICTEEELPIKDGCVDISGREDLCYVAILNRFGKGNMAHGIIKNFGLQAGADASTISHDSHNLCIVYKDPQSALACARALAACGGGIAAAKDGELFELLPLPVGGLMSRLPAEELSPLAGKMKEALRELGLQQENPLLRIASIALIVIPEVKFSDLGLVDVNRQCILPLFPQEEEQ, from the coding sequence ATGCGCATTCCAAGCGAAAATCAAAACGCCCTCATCGATGCGGCGATGGATCGCATTTCCTGCGATTTAGCGATTTGTAATACAAAATATGTCAATTTATTCACCGGAGAAATTTATCCGGCGACGGTCTATGTTCACAAAGGATTTGTTGTTTTTGTCGATAAAGACGATGCGTCTAAGCCAAAACATGCGCCGATGGAAACGATCGATGCCGCGGGGCGTTATATCGTGCCCGGCTTGATTGACAGTCACATTCATATTGAAAGTACCATGTTGACCCCGCGCAATTTTGCAAAAGCGGCGTTGCCCTGCGGTGTGACGTCCATCATTCACGATCCGCACGAAATCACCAATGTCTACGGAGAAAGAGCGGTGCGCTATATGCATGATGCCGCGCTGGATCTGCCCATGCGGCAATTCTGCGACATTCCTTCCTGTGTGCCTTCCGTTCCTGGGCTGGAGACGACCGGTGCCGTTTTGGAGGCGGATGCCGTGCATCGTTTGGCACAGCTGCCGAATGTGATCGGTCTGGCGGAAGTCATGGATTTTGTCGGCGTTACGGCAAACAGCGATCGGATGTGCGCAATGATCGCCGCGGCGCGCGAAGAAGGGCTGTATATTCAGGGTCATGTCCCGGTGGCGGATCCGCGCACGATTGCCGCGTATTTTATCGGGGGACCGACTACATGCCACGAAAGTCGTTCTGCGGAAGAGGCGCTGGTGAAATTACGTGCTGGCATGACCGTGGATGCGCGGGAATCATCTATTTCCAAAAATGTGGAGGCGATTTGGAGTGGACTTAAAGAGCTACCGGTGCGTCGCCGTCTGAGCCTCTGTACCGACGACCGCGATCCGCATGACATCATCACCATCGGGCATCTGGATGCCGTGCTGCGCAAGGCGATTGCTGTCGGCATGGATCCGGTGGAAGCGTTGACCGCATGCACGCTGCACACCGCGGAAGCGGCACACATCGAAAATCTCGGTGCCGTGGCGCCGGGCTACGCGGCAGATTTCCTATTGGTCGATGACTTAACGGAGTTTTCGGTTCATTCCGTGTACACGCGCGGACAAAAAGTAGCAGAAGACCGGAAGCTGTGTACCGACATTCCGGATCTTTCGTTTGATCTGGAAAAAGAAAACAGTGTGAATTTGCCGGAGCTTACCCTGTCCACATTTGAATTGACTGTGCCGGAGCATTTGCGGGGACAAAAAACGGTGACGGTGCGCTGTATGACCTACTCCAAGCCGGATTCGCTGTATGCAATCTGTACAGAAGAAGAGTTACCAATTAAAGACGGGTGCGTGGATATCAGCGGGCGCGAGGATTTGTGCTATGTGGCGATTTTGAATCGTTTTGGCAAGGGGAATATGGCCCACGGCATTATCAAAAACTTCGGATTGCAGGCGGGCGCAGACGCGTCGACAATTTCGCACGACAGCCATAATTTGTGCATCGTCTACAAAGATCCGCAATCGGCATTGGCCTGTGCGCGTGCGCTTGCGGCATGCGGCGGCGGGATTGCCGCGGCAAAAGACGGGGAGCTCTTCGAATTGTTACCGCTTCCGGTGGGTGGGCTGATGTCCCGTTTGCCGGCAGAAGAATTATCCCCGCTGGCGGGAAAGATGAAAGAGGCCCTGCGCGAACTGGGGTTGCAGCAGGAAAATCCGCTGCTTCGCATCGCATCCATCGCGCTGATCGTCATTCCTGAAGTTAAATTTTCGGACCTTGGTCTGGTGGACGTCAATCGACAGTGCATCTTGCCCCTTTTCCCGCAAGAAGAGGAACAGTAA
- a CDS encoding NAD(P)H-hydrate epimerase — MILVTAEQQQAMDHYAIHRLEIPSLLLMENAALRVIDRIDTKLRQSFAIFCGTGNNGADGLAIGRGLLALEKRVKFFIVGDPSHASPEFHTNRRILEHMNADMQWMNTLGDIEALPQQLQTVNTLIDCLFGVGLSREVKGMYAVVIEQINRSRIYTISIDVPSGLDATTGAIRGCMVDANEIITLQFMKKGLYNNPNVHGEIYVVPIGIPPQAWESVLGMEHRR, encoded by the coding sequence ATGATTCTCGTAACGGCGGAACAACAACAGGCGATGGATCACTATGCGATTCATCGGCTGGAAATTCCATCCCTTCTTTTGATGGAAAACGCGGCGTTGCGCGTCATTGACCGGATTGACACCAAACTTCGCCAATCCTTTGCTATTTTTTGCGGCACGGGCAATAACGGCGCAGACGGTCTTGCAATCGGCCGCGGTTTGCTGGCATTGGAAAAGCGTGTAAAGTTCTTTATTGTCGGCGACCCCTCGCACGCCAGTCCGGAATTTCACACCAACCGCCGGATTCTTGAGCATATGAATGCGGATATGCAATGGATGAATACACTCGGCGACATTGAAGCATTGCCGCAGCAACTGCAGACGGTCAACACCTTGATCGATTGTCTGTTCGGCGTCGGACTTTCGCGTGAAGTCAAAGGCATGTATGCCGTCGTCATTGAACAGATCAATCGCTCGCGCATTTATACGATCTCCATCGATGTGCCTTCCGGATTGGATGCAACCACCGGGGCGATTCGCGGGTGCATGGTGGATGCCAATGAAATTATTACATTGCAATTTATGAAAAAAGGCTTGTACAACAATCCCAATGTGCATGGAGAAATATACGTCGTCCCCATTGGCATTCCGCCGCAAGCCTGGGAATCGGTACTGGGCATGGAGCATCGTCGCTGA
- a CDS encoding GNAT family N-acetyltransferase encodes MWTANRRRVAPKLTGERLILRPLCEEDVRRLGRWRDNPSPLLWGYNYGSLSPRERETWLYTKQHGRNLYFAVDAPEAPLVGYLGAKRINRFTRSALFGIVFSPDGQSKGYGTEAMALFLDFYFRRLAMRRLELEVNQFNTRAMALYRSFGFQIVAEKEEVFENQALDFSDPLLVDARAYFTRRQATWYSKLWVMRKEKR; translated from the coding sequence ATGTGGACAGCTAACCGGAGACGCGTTGCGCCGAAGCTGACGGGGGAGCGCTTGATCCTTCGCCCACTGTGCGAAGAGGATGTCCGACGATTGGGACGGTGGCGGGATAATCCCTCTCCGCTGCTATGGGGGTACAATTACGGAAGCCTTTCACCGAGGGAGCGGGAAACGTGGCTGTATACAAAGCAGCACGGGCGCAACCTCTACTTTGCCGTGGATGCACCGGAAGCCCCCCTCGTTGGCTACTTGGGAGCAAAACGCATCAACCGTTTTACGCGCTCGGCGCTATTTGGCATCGTCTTTTCGCCGGACGGACAGTCCAAGGGATATGGCACGGAGGCGATGGCGCTTTTTCTGGACTTTTATTTCCGGCGGTTGGCGATGCGGCGCTTGGAGTTGGAGGTCAATCAGTTTAATACGCGGGCGATGGCTCTGTACCGCTCATTCGGCTTTCAAATTGTGGCGGAAAAGGAGGAAGTCTTCGAAAATCAGGCACTCGATTTTTCCGATCCTCTACTGGTGGACGCGCGCGCGTATTTCACGCGGCGGCAAGCGACCTGGTACAGTAAATTGTGGGTGATGCGAAAGGAGAAAAGGTGA
- a CDS encoding DUF2232 domain-containing protein has protein sequence MTFDFDKNSGWINALATACLGVALYYAQTQLFGLFAAILLFPYATLWVKEKPLWFFLSIVFGAALCWLLMDAASAVNLLTLSLVGLVMGVLIKRKTPIWKEVLLGAVTLALVSLGAFFALQWLTGAGGNPLEQLRDDIAGMFSAALETTAQNMPKEMAQFAQGIAVAQIVQRIVRMLPGLFMAGYLLLSFTNLGFSHAILRKTGTDVLPMPLSAFQLPKTMGYAALLGAVGAYLMTRLGGTWGTVGSNVNFVLLALLFFNGLGAFDGLSRKLLPSGLRIVLALLLLVVLRSWIAFVILGGLDIFWNLRNRPMPQFGGQR, from the coding sequence ATGACATTTGATTTTGACAAAAATTCGGGCTGGATCAATGCGCTGGCAACCGCCTGCCTGGGGGTGGCGCTCTACTATGCGCAGACCCAGCTGTTCGGTCTATTTGCCGCGATCCTGCTTTTTCCGTATGCGACCCTGTGGGTGAAGGAAAAACCCCTGTGGTTTTTTCTCAGCATTGTGTTTGGAGCGGCGCTCTGCTGGCTCCTGATGGATGCGGCGTCCGCAGTGAATCTACTGACACTGAGTTTGGTGGGCCTTGTGATGGGGGTTCTGATCAAGCGCAAGACGCCGATCTGGAAAGAGGTGTTGCTGGGGGCTGTGACTTTGGCGCTCGTTTCATTGGGGGCCTTTTTTGCCCTGCAATGGTTGACCGGCGCAGGCGGCAATCCGTTGGAACAATTGCGCGATGATATTGCGGGGATGTTTTCAGCGGCGTTGGAAACGACGGCGCAGAACATGCCGAAAGAGATGGCGCAGTTTGCACAGGGCATTGCCGTTGCCCAAATTGTGCAGCGTATTGTACGTATGTTGCCCGGGCTTTTTATGGCCGGCTATCTGCTGTTGAGTTTTACGAATCTCGGGTTTTCCCACGCAATTCTGCGAAAAACGGGGACGGACGTGTTGCCCATGCCACTTTCCGCATTTCAATTGCCCAAGACCATGGGCTATGCGGCACTGCTGGGGGCTGTGGGCGCGTACTTGATGACGCGTCTGGGCGGAACCTGGGGCACAGTGGGCTCCAATGTAAATTTCGTCCTGCTTGCATTGCTCTTTTTCAACGGGTTGGGTGCATTTGATGGGCTGAGTCGAAAACTGCTTCCAAGTGGACTGCGGATTGTATTGGCTTTGCTGTTGTTGGTCGTGTTGCGCTCGTGGATTGCCTTTGTGATCTTAGGGGGACTGGACATATTTTGGAATCTTCGAAATCGTCCGATGCCGCAGTTCGGAGGACAACGATGA
- a CDS encoding DHH family phosphoesterase: MKNRRMNGDLTQMDWRDVWVVPLLTGFLTIGLFLWNSMAGVIGVLVTGFLGYYTFVREKQAADRTKQAIEALNEDFDEVTKNAVFGMPFPMAVLNAAGNFLWYNSRFKALFHIEETFLGKSYRDVFATVSIDTLLQKTNVPFAVQMDGKTFQFYHNCTDGENHERLLLLYGVDDTENEAVRQAWREQKPVVLSIHLDNYDDLRTNTAEADRPMLFAEIDRKLNAFANTYEALLVKYETDRYLVVMDALSFASVERDRFPVMEEVRRIRMGNDIDPTLSLGVAYGDRTPADLLTDARAAIDIALSRGGSQAVMKEGDNLRYFGGKNQATERHTSVRARVISHAVSKMVEEASEVFIMGHTNPDMDSYGACLGMLAFVQKKETRGYIVLDGISPAIEHLYKKSLKELPMLSEMLKDPSQAVELYKPSSLVIVVDNHRFHSTACPELVEKAEKVIIIDHHRRGRDFIQKATISYIEPSASSASEMITEMLGYLDEKIKLPSVVVEGLLAGITVDTKNFFYQTGARTFDAAAFLKRHGADSIVVKQLFKDDADLVRYRSEVIAQAEEFEHHTIIGRFDRNLEGSTLIASQAADDLLNIRGIDASFVLTRVNGQIHISARSLGEVSVQIIMEKLGGGGHLTASATQLACPMDEAEEQLKEAIRAYFKEEE; this comes from the coding sequence ATGAAGAATCGACGGATGAACGGCGATCTGACGCAGATGGATTGGCGCGACGTATGGGTGGTGCCCCTGCTCACCGGATTCCTTACGATCGGTCTTTTTCTGTGGAATTCGATGGCGGGCGTGATTGGCGTATTGGTGACCGGCTTTTTGGGCTACTATACCTTTGTGCGTGAAAAACAGGCGGCAGATCGCACGAAGCAGGCCATTGAAGCGCTGAACGAAGATTTTGATGAAGTAACAAAAAATGCGGTATTCGGCATGCCCTTTCCCATGGCGGTATTGAATGCGGCGGGGAATTTTCTCTGGTATAATTCACGGTTCAAAGCGCTTTTTCACATTGAAGAAACCTTTTTGGGAAAATCTTATCGCGATGTGTTTGCGACGGTTTCCATCGATACCTTGTTGCAAAAAACGAATGTGCCGTTTGCCGTGCAGATGGACGGCAAGACGTTCCAGTTTTACCACAATTGCACCGATGGCGAGAATCACGAGCGCCTGTTGCTGCTCTATGGCGTCGATGATACGGAAAATGAGGCAGTGCGTCAGGCATGGCGAGAACAGAAACCCGTCGTGTTGAGTATTCATTTGGACAACTACGACGATTTGCGGACGAATACTGCGGAAGCGGATCGTCCCATGCTGTTTGCGGAGATCGATCGCAAACTCAACGCCTTTGCCAATACCTACGAGGCCCTATTGGTCAAATACGAGACGGATCGCTATCTCGTCGTCATGGATGCACTTTCCTTTGCTTCGGTCGAGCGCGACCGCTTTCCCGTTATGGAAGAGGTGCGCCGGATTCGCATGGGCAATGACATTGATCCGACGCTTTCACTGGGCGTCGCCTATGGGGATCGAACGCCGGCGGATTTATTGACGGACGCCCGCGCTGCGATTGATATTGCACTGTCGCGCGGCGGATCGCAGGCGGTCATGAAAGAGGGCGACAATCTGCGGTATTTCGGGGGAAAGAATCAGGCGACGGAGCGCCACACGAGCGTTCGCGCAAGGGTCATTTCTCATGCAGTCAGCAAGATGGTGGAAGAGGCTTCGGAAGTCTTTATCATGGGGCACACGAATCCCGATATGGACTCCTATGGCGCCTGTTTAGGGATGCTCGCCTTTGTACAAAAGAAGGAGACTCGGGGCTATATTGTTCTGGACGGCATTTCGCCGGCGATTGAGCACCTCTATAAAAAATCATTGAAAGAATTGCCCATGCTTTCGGAAATGCTCAAAGATCCGAGTCAGGCGGTGGAGTTGTACAAACCGAGCTCTCTCGTCATTGTCGTAGACAACCATCGCTTCCATTCGACGGCTTGTCCGGAATTGGTGGAAAAGGCGGAAAAAGTCATTATCATCGACCATCACCGCCGCGGGCGCGATTTCATTCAAAAAGCGACCATTTCCTATATTGAACCCTCCGCGTCAAGCGCATCGGAGATGATTACTGAGATGTTGGGATATCTCGATGAAAAAATCAAGCTGCCCAGCGTGGTGGTGGAAGGACTGCTTGCTGGCATTACCGTCGACACAAAGAACTTTTTCTATCAGACGGGGGCGCGGACCTTTGATGCGGCGGCTTTTTTGAAGCGACACGGCGCGGATTCCATCGTTGTCAAGCAACTGTTCAAAGATGATGCGGATTTGGTGCGCTATCGCTCCGAGGTCATTGCCCAGGCGGAGGAGTTTGAACATCACACGATCATCGGGCGCTTTGATCGGAATCTGGAAGGCTCCACACTCATTGCATCACAAGCGGCGGATGACCTGTTAAATATTCGGGGCATCGACGCCTCTTTTGTGCTGACGCGCGTGAACGGACAGATCCACATTTCCGCGCGCAGTCTCGGCGAAGTTTCCGTGCAGATTATTATGGAAAAATTGGGCGGGGGCGGTCACCTCACCGCATCGGCAACGCAATTGGCGTGCCCCATGGATGAGGCGGAGGAACAGCTGAAAGAAGCGATCCGCGCGTATTTTAAGGAGGAAGAATGA
- the rplI gene encoding 50S ribosomal protein L9 — MKVILLEDVKGMGNAGDLVNAKPGYFRNYLEKNRLAVEATPDAVKRWKEAKKRQAAQLAKEKEEAQALIGKLEQLKVKIPAKAGTAGRLFGSVTAQDIANALEKQEGLSLDKKKFELKENIRTLGEYTIDVRVYPEMVARLPIQVEEQQ, encoded by the coding sequence ATGAAAGTTATTTTACTGGAAGATGTGAAGGGGATGGGAAACGCCGGAGATCTGGTGAATGCCAAACCGGGTTATTTTCGCAATTATTTAGAAAAAAATCGTCTGGCCGTGGAAGCGACGCCCGATGCCGTCAAGCGCTGGAAAGAAGCCAAGAAGCGGCAAGCAGCGCAATTGGCGAAAGAAAAGGAAGAGGCGCAGGCACTGATCGGAAAGCTGGAGCAACTGAAAGTAAAAATTCCGGCGAAGGCGGGCACGGCGGGACGACTGTTCGGCTCGGTGACCGCACAGGATATCGCCAATGCGCTGGAAAAACAGGAAGGGTTGTCTCTCGACAAAAAGAAGTTTGAACTCAAAGAAAACATTCGGACGTTGGGAGAATACACCATTGATGTGCGGGTGTACCCGGAGATGGTGGCGCGTTTGCCAATTCAGGTGGAAGAACAACAATGA